A window of Natrinema salifodinae contains these coding sequences:
- a CDS encoding DUF2270 domain-containing protein, whose protein sequence is MTRGETDFDPEAPEQREIGREMVDQSTGLGSVAAHLYRGEIERVTTWRDRLDRTTDWAVTVMAAILVYAFSSDGTSHAILLVGMLVIAVFLGIEARRYQSYDVWRSRARLLQENLFANALDPSAGVERPRWRAELSEDYRNPAIKLPYREAVGRRLRRVYLPLLTVMLGSWFFRIAAYYPDQTWLEAASLPGIPGLAVMGSLIVGYGLAVGVAAWPRERQAKGEVDETNYGEWKS, encoded by the coding sequence ATGACTCGGGGAGAGACCGATTTCGACCCGGAAGCCCCCGAACAGCGGGAGATCGGCCGGGAGATGGTCGATCAGAGCACCGGGCTCGGATCGGTGGCGGCGCACCTCTATCGCGGCGAGATCGAGCGGGTCACGACCTGGCGCGACCGGCTCGACCGGACGACCGACTGGGCGGTCACCGTCATGGCCGCGATCCTCGTCTACGCGTTCTCGAGCGACGGGACCTCCCACGCCATCTTGCTGGTCGGAATGCTCGTCATAGCCGTGTTCCTCGGGATCGAGGCGCGCCGGTACCAGAGTTACGACGTGTGGCGCTCGCGTGCGCGACTCCTGCAGGAGAACCTGTTCGCGAACGCGCTCGACCCGTCCGCCGGCGTCGAACGGCCGCGCTGGCGCGCGGAGCTGAGCGAGGACTACCGCAATCCGGCGATCAAGTTGCCGTATCGCGAAGCGGTCGGCCGGCGGCTCCGTCGGGTCTACCTCCCGCTGCTGACCGTCATGCTGGGCAGCTGGTTCTTTCGGATCGCGGCCTACTATCCCGACCAGACGTGGCTGGAAGCCGCGTCGCTGCCCGGGATCCCGGGACTGGCCGTGATGGGGTCTTTGATCGTCGGCTACGGACTCGCCGTCGGCGTCGCGGCCTGGCCGCGCGAGCGCCAGGCCAAAGGCGAGGTCGACGAGACGAACTACGGCGAGTGGAAGTCGTGA